A genomic segment from Corythoichthys intestinalis isolate RoL2023-P3 chromosome 2, ASM3026506v1, whole genome shotgun sequence encodes:
- the gca gene encoding grancalcin gives MAYPGYGGYGSPMPGQGMPGGPMGVPIPNNMSGPIGGPMGGALPQAGGFPPYGGVYPAYGTAGPAVNDPVWGYFTAIAGQDGEVDAVELQRCLTQAGFTGTYSPFSLETCRIMIAMLDRDFTGKMGFNEFKELFVALNGWKQNFTMFDRDRSGTVEPHEMTQAISSMGYRISPQALNAIIKRYNKGGRIYFDDYVACCVKLRALTDHFKRRDRMQQGSVHFTYDDFILCTMAI, from the exons ATGGCATACCCAGGATACGGTGGG TATGGCAGTCCAATGCCAGGCCAAGGAATGCCTGGAGGACCAATGGGGGTACCCATACCCAATAACATGAGTGGACCAATTGGAGGCCCGATGGGAGGCGCACTTCCCCAGGCTGGTGGTTTCCCCCCTTATGGAGGAGTCTATCCGGCTTATGGTACTGCAGGCCCTGCTGTCAATGATCCAGTGTGGGGTTACTTCACAGCCATTGCTGGCCAG GATGGCGAAGTGGATGCAGTAGAGCTGCAGAGATGTTTAACTCAAGCTGGATTCACTGGAACCTACAGCC CATTTAGCCTGGAGACATGCAGAATCATGATCGCGATGCTCGAT AGGGACTTTACAGGTAAGATGGGCTTTAATGAGTTCAAGGAGCTTTTTGTGGCATTGAACGGCTGGAAGCAGAACTTCACAATGTTTGACCGGGACAGAAGTGGCACTGTTGAACCCCATGAAATGACCCAGGCAATTAGCTCTATGG GATACCGCATCAGTCCTCAGGCTCTGAACGCCATCATCAAGCGCTACAATAAAGGTGGGCGCATTTACTTTGACGACTACGTGGCCTGCTGTGTCAAGCTCCGTGCGCTCACAG ATCATTTTAAAAGGAGAGATAGAATGCAGCAAGGTTCTGTACACTTCACCTATGACGAT TTTATCCTGTGCACAATGGCGATTTAA
- the LOC130912514 gene encoding dipeptidyl peptidase 4-like isoform X1 — protein MVSIAKVILGVLGLVIVVVLITVPTVIYLKEERNGTEERRTFKLEDVFNSSLQPKGYNIWWLSDDEYLQNQNGSVYLHDVNTGESSMFLSREIFNEKGATDYQLSADRRYVAFMSNVSMVWRHSFTASYSLFDRNVNKFVESSDLPEKIQYLAWAPAGNKMAYVFKNDVYIKTSPESTSQRVTFNGEENKILNGIPDWVYEEEMFSSNQGLWWSPGGKYVAYAQFNDTEVHTIEYSWYGNNQYPSTVSIAYPKAGSQNPVVKLFVVDTDNHTLITEVFVPESFSSEEHYLATVTWATDQRIAVQWLKRLQNHLILQIYELQNLTWVPIKPLDVKSSSGWIGRFSPSEPVFADDKKSYYLLMSDPKGYKHIHHVVEGIATTITAGEWEVVAIQKVTGNRVYYSSNQEGGKPGGRNVYRWTKGEVTCLTCNFGREDCQYNSAYFSHNSSFYLMRCSGPGIPYSSLIDNREGKELRRLEDNSKFSQLISHIQMPTMRRGTIKIAGYKLWYQMILPPGFDESKKYPLLIDVYAGPCSQKVNFGYRVSWSTYLASTEKIIVASFDGRGSGYQGDKLMHEIYKRLGTYEVEDQITAVREFIKMGFIDKHRVAIWGWSYGGYVASMALGSGSGVFKCGMAVAPVSKWEYYDSIYTERYMTRPIDNPVAYTNSTVTARAKNFHSVQYLLIHGTADDNVHFQQAAEISEALVNEQVDFEAMWYTDKNHGLPGHAYQHVYTHMSHFLQRCFE, from the exons ATG GTCTCCATTGCCAAGGTGATCCTTGGGGTTTTAGGATtagttattgttgttgttctcATAACCGTGCCAACTGTGATTTATCTCAAAG AGGAAAGGAATGGCACTGAGGAAAGAAGGACTTTCAAGTTGGAGGATGTGTTCAACAGTTCCCTTCAACCCAAGGGTTACAACATCTGGTGGCTCTCCG ACGATGAGTATTTGCAGAACCAAAACGGCTCGGTCTATCTTCATGATGTGAACACAGGGGAGTCCTCCATGTTCTTGAGCAGAGAAATATTT AATGAAAAAGGCGCTACTGACTACCAACTCTCTGCTGACCGCAGATATGTAGCATTCATGAGTAACGTCAGCATG GTGTGGAGGCATTCATTCACAGCTTCATACTCACTTTTTGATCGCAATGTGAA CAAGTTTGTAGAATCTTCTGACCTGCCAGAAAAAATCCAATATTTGGCTTGGGCACCTGCAGGGAACAAAATG GCCTATGTTTTCAAAAATGATGTGTACATAAAGACCAGCCCAGAGTCAACGTCCCAGCGAGTGACATTTAACGGCGAGGAGAATAAGATTTTAAATGGTATACCAGATTGGGTGTATGAAG AGGAAATGTTCTCATCCAATCAGGGTCTCTGGTGGTCCCCAGGAGGAAAATATGTGGCCTATGCCCAGTTCAATGACACAGAGGTCCACACTATAGAGTACTCGTGGTATGGGAATAACCAATATCCCAGTACTGTTTCTATTGCTTATCCAAAG GCAGGTTCCCAAAACCCAGTGGTGAAGCTATTTGTTGTTGACACAGATAACCACACTCTCATCACGGAAGTCTTTGTTCCAGAATCATTCAGCTCAGA GGAGCACTATTTGGCGACAGTGACTTGGGCCACTGACCAACGTATTGCTGTCCAATGGCTAAAAAGACTCCAAAACCACCTCATCTTACAGATTTATGAACTCCAGAACTTAACCTGGGTCCCAATTAAG CCATTAGACGTGAAAAGCTCCTCTGGCTGGATTGGACGG TTTTCACCGTCAGAACCAGTTTTTGCCGATGACAAGAAGAGTTACTACTTGTTGATGAGTGACCCCAAAGGCTACAAGCACATACATCATGTTGTAGAG GGTATTGCTACAACAATTACCGCAGGAGAATGGGAAGTTGTTGCCATTCAGAAAGTAACTGGAAATCGTGT ATATTACTCGAGCAACCAAGAAGGTGGAAAACCTGGGGGAAGGAATGTTTATAG ATGGACCAAGGGAGAGGTCACGTGTCTAACATGTAACTTTGGCCGTGAAGACTGCCAGTATAATTCTGCTTATTTCAGCCACAATTCAAGCTTTTACCTTATGAGATGCAGTG gtCCTGGCATTCCTTACAGTTCTCTTATTGATAACAGGGAGGGTAAAG AGCTGAGGCGTTTGGAGGACAACAGTAAATTCAGCCAACTGATATCTCACATCCAAATGCCCACCATGCGTCGCGGAACTATCAAAATTGCTGGATACA AGCTTTGGTACcagatgattttgccaccaggcTTTGATGAGTCCAAGAAGTACCCCTTATTGATAGACGT GTATGCTGGTCCCTGTAGCCAGAAGGTAAACTTTGGTTACAGAGTAAGCTGGTCAACATATCTGGCAAGCACAGAGAAAATTATCGTCGCCAGCTTTGATGGAAGAGGTAGCGGTTACCAAGGTGACAAGCTAATGCACGAAATCTATAAACGTCTTGGAACTTATGAGGTGGAAGATCAGATAACAGCAGTCAG GGAGTTCATCAAAATGGGATTTATCGACAAACATAGAGTTGCTATATGGGGATGG TCTTATGGTGGGTATGTTGCATCCATGGCCTTGGGGAGCGGAAGTGGAGTCTTTAAATGTGGAATGGCAGTTGCACCTGTTTCCAAATGGGAATAttatg ATTCAATCTACACTGAGCGGTACATGACAAGGCCAATTGACAATCCAGTAGCCTACACA AACTCAACAGTTACTGCACGGGCCAAGAACTTCCACTCAGTGCAGTATCTTCTGATTCATGGAACAGCTGatg ACAACGTGCATTTCCAGCAGGCGGCAGAGATTTCAGAAGCTCTGGTGAATGAGCAGGTGGACTTTGAAGCAATG tGGTACACGGACAAGAACCATGGTCTTCCTGGTCATGCCTATCAACACGTTTATACTCACATGAGTCACTTCTTACAGAGGTGCTTTGAATGA
- the LOC130912514 gene encoding dipeptidyl peptidase 4-like isoform X2: MVSIAKVILGVLGLVIVVVLITVPTVIYLKEERNGTEERRTFKLEDVFNSSLQPKGYNIWWLSDDEYLQNQNGSVYLHDVNTGESSMFLSREIFNEKGATDYQLSADRRYVAFMSNVSMVWRHSFTASYSLFDRNVNKFVESSDLPEKIQYLAWAPAGNKMAYVFKNDVYIKTSPESTSQRVTFNGEENKILNGIPDWVYEEEMFSSNQGLWWSPGGKYVAYAQFNDTEVHTIEYSWYGNNQYPSTVSIAYPKAGSQNPVVKLFVVDTDNHTLITEVFVPESFSSEEHYLATVTWATDQRIAVQWLKRLQNHLILQIYELQNLTWVPIKPLDVKSSSGWIGRFSPSEPVFADDKKSYYLLMSDPKGYKHIHHVVEGIATTITAGEWEVVAIQKVTGNRVYYSSNQEGGKPGGRNVYRWTKGEVTCLTCNFGREDCQYNSAYFSHNSSFYLMRCSGPGIPYSSLIDNREGKELRRLEDNSKFSQLISHIQMPTMRRGTIKIAGYKLWYQMILPPGFDESKKYPLLIDVYAGPCSQKVNFGYRVSWSTYLASTEKIIVASFDGRGSGYQGDKLMHEIYKRLGTYEVEDQITAVRFNLH; the protein is encoded by the exons ATG GTCTCCATTGCCAAGGTGATCCTTGGGGTTTTAGGATtagttattgttgttgttctcATAACCGTGCCAACTGTGATTTATCTCAAAG AGGAAAGGAATGGCACTGAGGAAAGAAGGACTTTCAAGTTGGAGGATGTGTTCAACAGTTCCCTTCAACCCAAGGGTTACAACATCTGGTGGCTCTCCG ACGATGAGTATTTGCAGAACCAAAACGGCTCGGTCTATCTTCATGATGTGAACACAGGGGAGTCCTCCATGTTCTTGAGCAGAGAAATATTT AATGAAAAAGGCGCTACTGACTACCAACTCTCTGCTGACCGCAGATATGTAGCATTCATGAGTAACGTCAGCATG GTGTGGAGGCATTCATTCACAGCTTCATACTCACTTTTTGATCGCAATGTGAA CAAGTTTGTAGAATCTTCTGACCTGCCAGAAAAAATCCAATATTTGGCTTGGGCACCTGCAGGGAACAAAATG GCCTATGTTTTCAAAAATGATGTGTACATAAAGACCAGCCCAGAGTCAACGTCCCAGCGAGTGACATTTAACGGCGAGGAGAATAAGATTTTAAATGGTATACCAGATTGGGTGTATGAAG AGGAAATGTTCTCATCCAATCAGGGTCTCTGGTGGTCCCCAGGAGGAAAATATGTGGCCTATGCCCAGTTCAATGACACAGAGGTCCACACTATAGAGTACTCGTGGTATGGGAATAACCAATATCCCAGTACTGTTTCTATTGCTTATCCAAAG GCAGGTTCCCAAAACCCAGTGGTGAAGCTATTTGTTGTTGACACAGATAACCACACTCTCATCACGGAAGTCTTTGTTCCAGAATCATTCAGCTCAGA GGAGCACTATTTGGCGACAGTGACTTGGGCCACTGACCAACGTATTGCTGTCCAATGGCTAAAAAGACTCCAAAACCACCTCATCTTACAGATTTATGAACTCCAGAACTTAACCTGGGTCCCAATTAAG CCATTAGACGTGAAAAGCTCCTCTGGCTGGATTGGACGG TTTTCACCGTCAGAACCAGTTTTTGCCGATGACAAGAAGAGTTACTACTTGTTGATGAGTGACCCCAAAGGCTACAAGCACATACATCATGTTGTAGAG GGTATTGCTACAACAATTACCGCAGGAGAATGGGAAGTTGTTGCCATTCAGAAAGTAACTGGAAATCGTGT ATATTACTCGAGCAACCAAGAAGGTGGAAAACCTGGGGGAAGGAATGTTTATAG ATGGACCAAGGGAGAGGTCACGTGTCTAACATGTAACTTTGGCCGTGAAGACTGCCAGTATAATTCTGCTTATTTCAGCCACAATTCAAGCTTTTACCTTATGAGATGCAGTG gtCCTGGCATTCCTTACAGTTCTCTTATTGATAACAGGGAGGGTAAAG AGCTGAGGCGTTTGGAGGACAACAGTAAATTCAGCCAACTGATATCTCACATCCAAATGCCCACCATGCGTCGCGGAACTATCAAAATTGCTGGATACA AGCTTTGGTACcagatgattttgccaccaggcTTTGATGAGTCCAAGAAGTACCCCTTATTGATAGACGT GTATGCTGGTCCCTGTAGCCAGAAGGTAAACTTTGGTTACAGAGTAAGCTGGTCAACATATCTGGCAAGCACAGAGAAAATTATCGTCGCCAGCTTTGATGGAAGAGGTAGCGGTTACCAAGGTGACAAGCTAATGCACGAAATCTATAAACGTCTTGGAACTTATGAGGTGGAAGATCAGATAACAGCAGTCAG ATTCAATCTACACTGA